The window NNNNNNNNNNNNNNNNNNNNNNNNNNNNNNNNNNNNNNNNAATTTATTTAAAGTTATCATAAATTTTTTATATATTTTAACACATACTTGTATATTATTAACAATTGACCGATGGTTACCTAGTATATATTCTTAAGTAACATGACCAAAGGAAAACTTATTGTAATTGACGGCATTGATGGCTCGGGCAAAGCCACCCAAATCAAACTACTCAAAACTAGATTAAAAAAAGAAAAAATTAAAGTCAAAACAATTGATTTTCCTCGCTATCAAGATAATTTTTTTGGAAAACTGATCGGCGAATATCTTTCGGGTATTTATGGAGATTTTATAAAAGTTGCTCCAAGGTTAGCCTCTGTTTTATATGCGGCCGATAGATTTGAGTCAAGTCAACAAATACAAAATTGGTTAAATTTAGGGTTTATCGTTTTGGCCGACAGATACGCCACGGCTAACCAAATTCATCAAGGCGGAAAAATTTCTAATTTAAAAGAAAGAAAAGATTTTCTAAAATGGCTTGATACAATGGAGTATAAAATTTTTAAAATCCCTAAACCAGACTTAGTTATCTATCTAGATCTCCCACTTGAGGTTAGTAAAATGTGGCTAATGAATAAAGTCGCGCAAAGAAAAAAAACTTATCTAAAAGGCCGGAAAGATGTGGCCGAGGATAATTTAATTCATCTTAAAAATTCCAGAGATAGCGCCCTACTCCTACAAAAACAAAATAAAAATTGGAAAAAGGTAACTTGTTGCACTGGTATGGTTTG of the Parcubacteria group bacterium CG10_big_fil_rev_8_21_14_0_10_36_14 genome contains:
- a CDS encoding thymidylate kinase, whose product is MTKGKLIVIDGIDGSGKATQIKLLKTRLKKEKIKVKTIDFPRYQDNFFGKLIGEYLSGIYGDFIKVAPRLASVLYAADRFESSQQIQNWLNLGFIVLADRYATANQIHQGGKISNLKERKDFLKWLDTMEYKIFKIPKPDLVIYLDLPLEVSKMWLMNKVAQRKKTYLKGRKDVAEDNLIHLKNSRDSALLLQKQNKNWKKVTCCTGMVCMSPTEVHEEVLKIVLKKIDIS